The following are encoded together in the Panicum virgatum strain AP13 chromosome 6K, P.virgatum_v5, whole genome shotgun sequence genome:
- the LOC120713908 gene encoding uncharacterized protein LOC120713908 produces MALMVMMQTISAGIKGAIPTKNAQGIDLNAKEYLAKIEENFKSSSKTYASTLIMKLVGSQYNGQSGIREHILNMCDMANRLKEMQMEISEGFLVHFIMTSLPQQYAAFKINYNTNKTVWSISELISYCVEEEERLKTEKMKDVVNMVGNLSISGTPKNQHESGSSKQGQRKYKKTGNKNFGPKNNNNKFKRHQTKGGKMLCSFCDSPKHLQKACPGFKEWLKEQGIPYDPNYKKGGAKPKSG; encoded by the exons ATGGCTCTCATGGTTATGATGCAGACCATCAGTGCTGGCATCAAGGGTGCCATCCCCACTAAGAATGCTCAGGGCATTGATCTGAATGCTAAGGAGTACCTAGCCAAGATTGAGGAGAATTTTAAGAGCTCATCTAAGACTTATGCTAGTACACTCATCATGAAGTTGGTGGGTTCTCAGTATAATGGTCAGTCTGGCATAAGGGAGCACATCCTCAATATGTGCGACATGGCTAACAGGCTTAAGGAAATGCAGATGGAGATCTCTGAGGGTTTTCTTGtgcatttcatcatgacatcactGCCTCAACAGTATGCTGCCTTTAAGATTAATTACAACACCAACAAGACTGTTTGGTCTATCAGTGAGTTGATCAGCTACTgtgttgaagaagaagaaaggcttaaGACTGAAAAGATGAAGGATGTTGTGAACATGGTTGGCAACCTCAGCATTTCAGGCACTCCTAAGAATCAACATGAGTCAGGTAGCAGCAAGCAAGGCCAAAGGAAGTATAAGAAGACTGGGAACAAGAATTTTGGGCccaagaacaacaacaacaagttcaagcgccatcaGACCAAGGGCGGCAAGATGTTGTGCTCTTTCTGTGACTCGCCCAAGCATCTTCAGAAAGCTTGTCCTGGTTTCAAGGAATGGCTGAAAGAACAAG GTATTCCGTACGATCCGAACTATAAGAAAGGGGGAGCGAAGCCTAAGAGTGGCTGA